In Coriobacteriia bacterium, the sequence AGCAGTGAACAATCGCGCTCAGGCGCGCTCGCGCTACGGCGCCAAGAAGCCCAAGAAATAGCACTTGGATCAAGCTGACGGCCGAGACCGCCGCGGCTTATCCAGAGATTCAACCTGAGGGTAGAGGAGAACAGGTATGCCCAGGCGCGCAGCTGCTGTCAGGCGTGAAATCGCCCCCGACAGCGTTTACAACAACAGGCTCGTCACGCAGCTGATCAACAAGATCCTGCTGGACGGCAAGAAGTCGACCGCCGAGAACATCGTCTACGGCGCCTTCGACATCATCGAGCAGAAGACCGCCGCCGATCCGCTGGCCACCTTTAAGAAGGCCATGGACAACGTCCGTCCGACGCTTGAGGTTCGCCCGAAGCGTGTCGGTGGCGCGACGTACCAGGTCCCGGT encodes:
- the rpsG gene encoding 30S ribosomal protein S7; this encodes MPRRAAAVRREIAPDSVYNNRLVTQLINKILLDGKKSTAENIVYGAFDIIEQKTAADPLATFKKAMDNVRPTLEVRPKRVGGATYQVPVEVNSRRSTTLAIRWVVTFSRKRREKTMAERLAGEIMDAANGTGSSVKRREDLFKMAESNRAFSHYRW